A portion of the Sulfuricurvum kujiense DSM 16994 genome contains these proteins:
- a CDS encoding GspE/PulE family protein, translated as MDRITHDLLEKRHISQQQIDRLTSRGVKDDTILETLTKVGAISLNFIKRFVVEQIRLGRYELSIIKNYHFLDEISILSHLAEVIEVPFIDLDSIDMDYRLVEKIPTLQLKRYNALPISQDDMYVVVAFADPLNIEAQESIQRLFPRKSLKIAVATEKQIQAYLFKMELKDSVKELVTNIRNELRNIGTIEEQQEASSILQLIDVILKACIKGRASDIHIEPTERNCVVRGRIDGKLAEIFIFDRDIYPPLASRIKLLANLDIAERRKPQDGRFSAMVMDAEFDFRLSTLPIIYGESIVMRILDKTKALVKLEDSGMDSESYQKLIKGLQSPFGIILVTGPTGSGKTTTLYGALNELRNVEDKVITVEDPVEYRMNLIQQVQVNPKVGLSFADALRSILRQDPDKIMIGEIRDHETLEIAIKAALTGHLVISTLHTNDAISAIPRMSDMGIEPYLISGALVAIQAQRLIRRICVHCKKEADIPQALLQDYSSLIPPNTVFYEGAGCKECNGSGYMGREMICEVLPITEELSSMIARGASKDDLLKEAKREGFIGMFENGMTKAVHGITTFDEILRVAKG; from the coding sequence ATGGACCGCATTACGCATGATTTATTAGAAAAGCGCCATATCTCGCAACAGCAAATTGATCGCCTCACTTCCAGAGGAGTCAAAGATGACACTATTTTGGAAACACTCACCAAGGTAGGTGCCATCTCCCTTAATTTTATCAAACGTTTCGTCGTCGAACAAATCCGCCTTGGGCGATATGAACTCTCCATTATTAAAAACTACCATTTCTTAGACGAAATTTCAATTCTATCTCATTTGGCAGAAGTCATTGAAGTCCCCTTTATCGATCTTGATTCCATAGACATGGATTACCGCCTTGTCGAAAAGATACCGACTCTCCAGCTAAAACGCTACAATGCCCTCCCCATCTCCCAAGATGATATGTATGTCGTCGTCGCATTCGCCGATCCTCTCAATATTGAGGCACAAGAATCCATCCAACGTCTTTTCCCCCGAAAATCGCTTAAAATAGCCGTTGCTACCGAAAAACAGATTCAAGCCTATCTGTTTAAAATGGAGCTAAAAGACAGCGTCAAAGAGCTCGTTACCAATATCCGTAACGAGTTGCGTAATATCGGAACCATTGAAGAGCAGCAGGAAGCCTCTTCTATTTTGCAGCTGATTGACGTCATCCTTAAAGCGTGTATCAAAGGACGTGCAAGTGATATACATATCGAACCGACAGAGAGAAACTGTGTGGTTCGCGGACGTATCGACGGGAAATTGGCTGAAATCTTTATTTTTGACCGGGATATTTATCCCCCGCTGGCTTCGCGTATCAAACTTTTGGCAAATCTAGATATTGCAGAACGCCGTAAACCCCAAGACGGCCGCTTCTCGGCAATGGTTATGGATGCCGAATTCGACTTTCGACTTTCTACCCTTCCGATTATTTACGGAGAATCGATCGTCATGCGTATTTTGGATAAAACCAAAGCACTGGTAAAACTCGAAGATTCAGGTATGGACTCAGAAAGTTACCAGAAACTGATTAAAGGATTGCAATCCCCATTCGGAATTATTTTGGTTACCGGTCCGACCGGAAGCGGTAAAACAACCACACTATATGGGGCATTGAACGAACTCCGTAATGTTGAAGACAAAGTTATTACCGTAGAAGACCCGGTTGAATACCGTATGAACCTGATCCAACAGGTGCAAGTCAATCCCAAAGTGGGGCTCTCCTTTGCCGATGCGCTCCGTTCCATCCTACGCCAAGACCCCGATAAAATCATGATCGGGGAGATTCGAGACCATGAAACGCTTGAAATAGCTATCAAAGCAGCCCTTACAGGACACTTGGTTATTTCTACCCTTCACACCAACGATGCCATCAGCGCCATTCCCCGTATGTCGGATATGGGCATAGAACCCTATCTTATCAGTGGCGCCCTCGTTGCGATTCAGGCGCAACGGTTGATACGTCGAATTTGTGTTCATTGTAAAAAAGAGGCCGATATTCCCCAAGCGCTGCTTCAAGACTACAGTTCCCTCATCCCGCCCAACACTGTTTTCTATGAAGGTGCCGGATGCAAAGAGTGCAACGGTTCAGGATATATGGGACGCGAAATGATTTGTGAAGTGCTCCCAATTACGGAAGAGCTTTCCAGTATGATCGCTCGCGGTGCTTCCAAAGACGACCTTTTGAAAGAAGCTAAGCGTGAAGGATTTATTGGGATGTTTGAAAACGGAATGACCAAAGCCGTTCACGGAATAACAACGTTTGATGAAATATTAAGGGTGGCAAAAGGATGA